A window of Roseobacter fucihabitans genomic DNA:
CACACGCACACAGGCATAGCCGCGCTGCGCAAACCACGGATGCGTCAGCGCATCGCGCGCGCAGGTGCCGTCGCGTTTGCGGTAGGGCAGGTATTCCAGAATGACCGGGACCGGATCATTGCCCGCATCCTTGGGTTTCCACAGGCGCGCCGAAAGCCTGCACCCATCGCTGAGGGTGATCCCGAAATCCGGTAACTCCTCAATTTCGCGCAAGATATTCTGTTCTGTCATACGCCTCAGGTTTGCCATGCCCAGTGGTGATGTCAAGCAGGTCTCAGGATTTGAGCGCAATAACAAGGTCCATCACATTGGTGCCCGTAGGTCCGGTCTTGAGCAGGGCAGCCCGCGCATCAAGCCAGATGCCTGCATCCGCCCGCTCCAGCGCGAAATGGCCCGAATCCTCCCACAGCGCACCATCCACAATCGCCCCGGCGGCGTCCGTTGGCCCATCGGTGCCATCGGTCCCGGCCACGAGAATCCGAACATCCGCAGTGCCTGCCATGTCGCGCGCAAGCAACAGAGCCAGCGCCTGATTGCGCCCGCCCTGGCCGGGATTTGGTGGCAAAATGACTGTCGGTTCCCCGCCAAAAACATAAAGTCCGGGCGCACCGTTTTTCAGGGTTTCGGCGATCTGGGGCGCGATTGCGTTGATGTCGTCATAGAGCGTTTCTGCGTTCACCTGCAAGGTAAGGCCTTGATCCATGGCCGTTTTGACGACGGCCGCACGCGCAATGGCGTTGCTTGCGACGATGCGGGGGTCAAAATCGAAACCGGGGGTTTTGGGGGCCGCCCCGATGCCGGAGCCGATGACGTCGAGGCTGTCGCCTTCCACGTCCGATATCGCCAGCGTGGTCACAGATGCGCCGCCAAACCCGGCCAGCAATTTGCCACCCTTGATCGCGCTCATCTCCTTGCGCGCAGCATTCATCGCGTGGATATCAGCGCCGGAGGCCAAAAGCGCCTGCGCCTTGGATGTCATATCCGCCAGGGTCAGTCCGGCCATGGGGTTTTCGGCCAGCGCCGAGGCCCCGCCCGAGACCAGCATCAACAGATGGCTGTCCGCATGCATGTCGCGCACGACCGCGCTGATCCGGGCCCCGCCCGCCAGGCTGTTGTCATCCAGAACCGGATGGGCCGCCTCAATGATTTCCGCCGCTTCGGGCGCGCCGCCGCTATGGCCGTATTTGGTGACGATCAGGATGGGCGCATCGGGGAAAAGCGCATGGGCCGCGCGCGCCATCGCCGTTGCGGCTTTGCCCACGGCAATGATGTGATCCGGCGTCGGACAGGGCTTGGCGGTCAGCGCGTTTGTGACAGCATCCTCTCCGCTGACGGCTTTCACACCAGCGTCAAACAGGGTCACGAGCAGGTCTCTTGGGGTCATAATCACTTCCTTCAGGGCGCTTGGGTATCAAGCCAGATTGTGACCGGCCCGTCATTGATCAGAGCGACCTTCATATCCGCCCCAAAGCGACCGGTTTCAACCGGGATATCCAGATCGCGCAGGGCCTGGGCAAAACGCAGGTACAGCGCGTTCGCCGCATCGGGTGGCGCAGCACCCGAAAACCCTGGTCGGTTGCCGCGCGATGTATCAGCGGCCAGCGTGAACTGGCTGACGACAAGGGCGCTGCCGCCGGTCTGTTGCAGGCTGAGGTTCATCTTGCCCGCCGCGTCATGGAAAATACGCAGCTTTGAAACCTTGAGGGCCAGGGTCTTGGCCAGGGCGTCATCATCACCGGGCATGGCGCAGACCAGGATCAAAAGTCCGGGGCCGATTTGCCCGACGATCCGGGCATCAACGGTGACACTGGCCTCGGCCACGCGCTGGATGAGGGCCCTCATGTGCGCAGGTCCAGAATATCGTCAACACCGGCGCGTCCGGTGCGAAAACCATTCGCGGGGTG
This region includes:
- a CDS encoding glycerate kinase, which gives rise to MTPRDLLVTLFDAGVKAVSGEDAVTNALTAKPCPTPDHIIAVGKAATAMARAAHALFPDAPILIVTKYGHSGGAPEAAEIIEAAHPVLDDNSLAGGARISAVVRDMHADSHLLMLVSGGASALAENPMAGLTLADMTSKAQALLASGADIHAMNAARKEMSAIKGGKLLAGFGGASVTTLAISDVEGDSLDVIGSGIGAAPKTPGFDFDPRIVASNAIARAAVVKTAMDQGLTLQVNAETLYDDINAIAPQIAETLKNGAPGLYVFGGEPTVILPPNPGQGGRNQALALLLARDMAGTADVRILVAGTDGTDGPTDAAGAIVDGALWEDSGHFALERADAGIWLDARAALLKTGPTGTNVMDLVIALKS
- the dtd gene encoding D-aminoacyl-tRNA deacylase yields the protein MRALIQRVAEASVTVDARIVGQIGPGLLILVCAMPGDDDALAKTLALKVSKLRIFHDAAGKMNLSLQQTGGSALVVSQFTLAADTSRGNRPGFSGAAPPDAANALYLRFAQALRDLDIPVETGRFGADMKVALINDGPVTIWLDTQAP